Within Lentimicrobium sp. L6, the genomic segment AGGAATTAGGAAATTTTCGTTTGCAAAGGTAGTCTTTTTTTTAATGTGTTTATAATAAGTTGTAAATCAATTATTTCATCTTCTGCGCTTTTAGTATTGAACTAGACTGTAAGGGATTATCATCTTTATTGTGAATCATTCTAATTTCAGTTTAAAAAAGCCTTTAATTTTTCGAGTATAAAAAAGCAGAAACCTAAAGGGATGTGCTTTTTTACTATAGTATTCCGACCATTTCGGCAGGTTCAATAATCTAAGCTCCGTGGGGTCTATATTATTATTAACTCATTTTGGAATTTAGAATGGTAAATCATCCTCCTCTTCAGAACTTGGGGTAGTTGCTGCATTTTGAGTTGGTAGTGCTGGCTCCGATGCTTGTGGAGATGCCGCATCCTGTTGTTGGTATCCTCCGCCCCCAGCAGATGAGATTTTTAAAACCTTTTCGCCTTGAATTTCTGTGGTATATCTTTTATTACCATTTTCATCGTCCCAAGAGCGAGTTTTTATTTTGCCTTCAAGGTATATTTTATCTCCTTTTACCAAATTTTTCTCGGCCAACCAACGCCATAAAACAATATTATGCCATTCGGTCTGCTCTACCCAATTGTCGCTTTTGTCTTTATAACTTTCTGTAGTGGCTAAGCTAAATGCAGCTCTTTTTACTCCATTCTCGTAAGTCATTACTTCTGGGTCTTTTCCCAAGTTTCCTACCAATATTACCTTATTTATACCAGCCATTTTATAGATGTTTAATTATTAATCGTTATTGAACCAGCCAAATTACTAAAAATAGAAATGCCACATCAGCAAATTAGAGATTGTTGAAAAATTATTAGGCAAATGCTAATTAG encodes:
- a CDS encoding single-stranded DNA-binding protein codes for the protein MAGINKVILVGNLGKDPEVMTYENGVKRAAFSLATTESYKDKSDNWVEQTEWHNIVLWRWLAEKNLVKGDKIYLEGKIKTRSWDDENGNKRYTTEIQGEKVLKISSAGGGGYQQQDAASPQASEPALPTQNAATTPSSEEEDDLPF